The segment TATGATGATCAGCATTCTGAGTATGATTTTGGAAAATCTGCACACGGCCTTTGAAAAAAGCACAGTGAGCCGGGTAGCCTATACCATCTGCTATATGGTCGTTCTCGTCATCGCCGTGAACAGCTTCCGGGTGGCCATCGGATATGCCAAGGATGCGATTGATCAGATGATCGATTTCATGCTGGCCATGCTGCCGCTGCTATTTGCGCTCCTGGCCTCTATGGGCAATGTCGTGACCGTGTCGATCTCGCATCCCCTGATCATCTTTATGGTTCATACCGTGGGCACCTTGATCAGTACAGTCGTGTTTCCGCTGTTGTTCTTCGCTGCCATGCTGTATCTGGTGAGCTCTCTATCAGAAAAGTACAAGCTGACACAGCTCGGCAATCTCCTTCGCGGGATTGGGATGGGAATTCTGGGCGTCCTGCTCACCGTCTTTCTCGGTGTCATTTCTGTACAAGGGGTGACCGGATCGATTTCGGACGGTGTCGCTATTCGAACCGCCAAATACGTGACAGGCAACTTCGTTCCCGTCGTAGGCAAAATGTTTGCAGATGCGACAGATACCGTTATTTCAGCTTCCCTGCTTGTGAAGAATTCCATTGGTCTCGCCGGTGTCATCATCATTTTGTTTCTATGTGCGTTTCCCGGCATCAAGATCCTGGCGCTGGCACTCATTTATAACCTGGCCTCGGCCATCATGCAGCCACTGGGTGATACGCCGATCGTGAAATGCCTGCAGGCTATTGGCAAAACCATGCTATATGTGTTTGCAGCGCTGGCCGCAGTCAGTCTGATGTTCTTTCTGGCCATTACGATTCTCTTATCAGCAGCCAACATTACGGTCATGATGCGATAGCGGTGTGAAATGGAAGGGAGGGATGTCATGGATTGGCTGAGTGAATGGCTGAGAAACGTCATCCTGATTGTGATCTTTGCAGCGCTGGTAGAGCTGCTGCTGCCTGGAAATTCCATGCAGCGCTATGCGCGTCTTGTGCTGAGCCTTATGGTTCTGCTGGCGCTGCTGCAGCCGATCCTCCAGCTCTTTCATGAGGCACCCGAGGTAAGGCTGGCAGAGCAGCTGGAGTCGATTGAGCAGGGCTCAAAGCAGGCGCAGACAGGTCTCGCACAGATCCTGGCACAGGCAGAGGACATCAAAGAGACGCGAGAGCGGCAAAGCCTCCAATGGGCCGCCGAGCAGGCAGCCCTGGAGATGAAGAAGGAGATTGCAGCGGAGACAGGAGAAGAGCCGGAGGCGGTCGAGGTGTCGCTGCTGCTGCAAGAAGCCGGTAGGGGATCTGAGCCTGAGCCTGTGATTTCATCGGTAGTCGTCAGGCTGAGGCCGCCCGGGGAGAACATGAACAACGTACAGACTCCTTCCGGGAGCGGTCGTAAAGATATAGAGCCGGTTAGCATTGACCCGGTTGTTATTGAAGTGGAGCAGCGCCCAGATGACTCCGAGCAAGAGGTCTCTGCCCAGCCCTATGGCGCTGAACAGGAAGCGTGGCTGAAGGCGCAGGAAGCTGCGGTGAAGAAGCTGCTTCGCGCTTCATGGAGCATTCAAGAGAAGAACATCACGGTTACGGCAGAAAATAAGCTGAAGGAGGGGGCCCGTATTGGGAAAGTGGAGCAAGAAGCTGGAGCAGTGGCTGGGCGGTGAGAACGGCGGGGCGAAAAAAATGCAAACCCTGCGCTGGCTTATTATTCTCGGGCTGCTGGGAGTGGCCATGATGCTGTTCAATTCCTTTGTGAACGTCAAGAAGCTGGATCACGAAAATATCGGGCGGGAGCCGCCAGATAACCCCGCGTCTACGCTGGCGGCACCTGCACCGGACCCAGGCGGCAGTCCATTTGGGAATATTGAGCAGGAGTTTGAAACAAGGACCCGGGTCATGCTGGAGCAGATCGTCGGTGTCGGCGCCGTGGATGTGATGATTACGGTGGAATCCACAGAAGAGATTATTGTACAGCGCAACGTTAAGGATTCCCAGGAGCTGACTGAGGAGAACGATGCCGGAGGCGGCAAGCGGCATGTAACGAGCTATACCCGGGACGGTGAGATTGTAACGTATGAGTCATCGGGTGAACAGACCCCTATTGTGACCAAGCGGATCAAGCCGCAGGTGCGCGGAGTGCTGATCGTGGCCAAGGGGGCTGAGAATGAGGTTGTCAAAAGCTTGATTGTTGATGCTGTTCAAAGAGGACTCAGTGTACCAAGCTATAAGATTTCAGTCGTGCCGCGCAAGCAGGAGTAAGTGAAACCAGAGTGATTCCAAGTGTTATTTTAAAGGAGGAAGTGTTCAAAATGAATAACAAAAGACAAACGATTTGGCTCGTATCCATGTTAAGCCTGATGGTTGTGCTCTCAGCGTATTATCTGTTCACGGAGGACGCCGGACCCGCGGCTCCGCCGGTGGCAGAGCGGACGCAGGATTTTGGTCTGCAGGCCCAGGGTGATGAAATTGTCGTCCATGAAGTGGTGGAGGAAGGTGTAGACGGCGATGCCGGCAAGTCTGAGGATGCGGCAGTCGGCAGTGACACAGATACCTCCAAGGCCAATGGCGAGGCTGCCGATGAAACCGGAAATCCCGCTCAGCCGGAAGCAGGCTCAGAGGATACCGCTGTGAAGGAGGATACCGCTGTGAATGAGACCGGGAAGGAAACGGCCAAATCCGAGGATGAAATTCTCGAAGAGGTGGCCCAGGTACAGGCTGGCTCGTCATCCGCCAAGCTGGAGTCGTATCAGCTGGACCGGGCGAACAAGAATATGCAGCTGCATGAGGAGCTGATGGCTAAGCTGGGGGATCAGAACACGACGCCGGAAGAAACCGCCAAAGTGACCAATGACCTTAACAGCCTGGAGGAAAAAGAATCCATTCTGTGGTCCATCGAGGAGAAGCTGCAGCAGCAATTTGAGAATGCTGTAGTGAAGGAGGAGAACGATCGTTACAACGTTGTCGTTCTGAGCGAAGGGCTGGATGCCAAAAATGCTGCAGGCATTGTCAGCATGGTCATGAAGGAGCTGAATGTTTCCCAGGATAAGATCAGTGTCCAATATGTAACGCCTTAAGACTCCTTTGCTCCTGATATGAAGCTGTGGAAAGAGTCCGGGATAAAGACTTGGACTCTTTCCATTTCTTCG is part of the Paenibacillus algicola genome and harbors:
- the spoIIIAE gene encoding stage III sporulation protein AE, whose translation is MNLKSYPARPGFPARLVILLIPLLLLTFLPGVSFAEASSTSPADQWVQEQAEELPVEPVEQYWDQLMQEYGGFFPDGQSPSLMDLLLPGGEGLELSTMLSTLMGYIWHEVLYNGRLLAAIMMISILSMILENLHTAFEKSTVSRVAYTICYMVVLVIAVNSFRVAIGYAKDAIDQMIDFMLAMLPLLFALLASMGNVVTVSISHPLIIFMVHTVGTLISTVVFPLLFFAAMLYLVSSLSEKYKLTQLGNLLRGIGMGILGVLLTVFLGVISVQGVTGSISDGVAIRTAKYVTGNFVPVVGKMFADATDTVISASLLVKNSIGLAGVIIILFLCAFPGIKILALALIYNLASAIMQPLGDTPIVKCLQAIGKTMLYVFAALAAVSLMFFLAITILLSAANITVMMR
- the spoIIIAF gene encoding stage III sporulation protein AF, translating into MDWLSEWLRNVILIVIFAALVELLLPGNSMQRYARLVLSLMVLLALLQPILQLFHEAPEVRLAEQLESIEQGSKQAQTGLAQILAQAEDIKETRERQSLQWAAEQAALEMKKEIAAETGEEPEAVEVSLLLQEAGRGSEPEPVISSVVVRLRPPGENMNNVQTPSGSGRKDIEPVSIDPVVIEVEQRPDDSEQEVSAQPYGAEQEAWLKAQEAAVKKLLRASWSIQEKNITVTAENKLKEGARIGKVEQEAGAVAGR
- the spoIIIAG gene encoding stage III sporulation protein AG, which gives rise to MGKWSKKLEQWLGGENGGAKKMQTLRWLIILGLLGVAMMLFNSFVNVKKLDHENIGREPPDNPASTLAAPAPDPGGSPFGNIEQEFETRTRVMLEQIVGVGAVDVMITVESTEEIIVQRNVKDSQELTEENDAGGGKRHVTSYTRDGEIVTYESSGEQTPIVTKRIKPQVRGVLIVAKGAENEVVKSLIVDAVQRGLSVPSYKISVVPRKQE
- a CDS encoding SpoIIIAH-like family protein, whose translation is MNNKRQTIWLVSMLSLMVVLSAYYLFTEDAGPAAPPVAERTQDFGLQAQGDEIVVHEVVEEGVDGDAGKSEDAAVGSDTDTSKANGEAADETGNPAQPEAGSEDTAVKEDTAVNETGKETAKSEDEILEEVAQVQAGSSSAKLESYQLDRANKNMQLHEELMAKLGDQNTTPEETAKVTNDLNSLEEKESILWSIEEKLQQQFENAVVKEENDRYNVVVLSEGLDAKNAAGIVSMVMKELNVSQDKISVQYVTP